GTGGTTTTGAGATGTAATCCGCACCACCTTTCCGGCCTCGATGTCCATGACAGGGTGGTTGATGCCTCGATGGCCGAATTTCAGTTTGAAAGTCTTCGCCCCCATTGCCAGACAGAAAATCTGATGTCCCAGGCAGATCCCGAATATCGGAAGTTTGCCGAGCAACTCCCGTATAGTATCCCTTACGACAGTGACAGGCTCCGGGTCCCCCGGTCCGTTTGATAGAAATAGGCCGTCCGGCTTTGCCGCCATGATCTCATTTGCGGGAGTGGATGCCGGGAATAGCGTTACCCTGCAGCCTGCGTCGCTGAGATGGCGGAGGATGTTCCTTTTTATTCCGAGATCGAGAGCCGCAACATGCAGAACATCTTTATCGGAGGATGTATCACGGAAGCCGTTTCCAAGCCTCCAAAGACCTTCGGTATGTTCTGTTTTTGTTTTTCGGGTTACTTCCTTTACCAGGTTGGAACCTTTCATAAGCGGGAGCGACGACGCTTTTTCCGCCGTGCACTTCGGGCTTTCGCACATGACTGTAACCACTCCGCGCATGGAGCCTTTATCCCTGATATGCCTCGTAAGCGCCCTTGTATCTATTCCGGAAATTCCCATTACGCCCTGCTCCTTCAGATACTGGTCGAGGCTTTTTTGGGAGCGGAAGTTGCTTGTAATTCGGCTCAGTTCCTTTATTACCATCCCCTTTGCATGTACCATCTCCGATTCTTCATCCTCGGAGGTAATTCCGTAGTTGCCGATGAGGGGGTTGGTGAATACAACTATCTGCCCGTGGTATGAGGGGTCGGTGAGCACCTCCTGGTATCCGCTGAGCGAAGTATTGAAAACAACCTCTCCCCATGTCTGCCCTTCCAGGCCAAAGGCTTCCCCTTCAAAGTGCCGTCCGTCCTCAAGTACCAGTATTGCTTTCATAAATCTGCCGAATTATACACAATATTTCCGCCGACAATCGTAATCAGATTTTGCCCTTTCATCTCCGCTCCTTTGAACGGGGTATTTCGCCCTTTGCTGAAAAATTTCTCGGGCT
This sequence is a window from Nitrospinota bacterium. Protein-coding genes within it:
- the carA gene encoding glutamine-hydrolyzing carbamoyl-phosphate synthase small subunit, whose product is MKAILVLEDGRHFEGEAFGLEGQTWGEVVFNTSLSGYQEVLTDPSYHGQIVVFTNPLIGNYGITSEDEESEMVHAKGMVIKELSRITSNFRSQKSLDQYLKEQGVMGISGIDTRALTRHIRDKGSMRGVVTVMCESPKCTAEKASSLPLMKGSNLVKEVTRKTKTEHTEGLWRLGNGFRDTSSDKDVLHVAALDLGIKRNILRHLSDAGCRVTLFPASTPANEIMAAKPDGLFLSNGPGDPEPVTVVRDTIRELLGKLPIFGICLGHQIFCLAMGAKTFKLKFGHRGINHPVMDIEAGKVVRITSQNHGFAVVNENMPEDLAVTHYSLYDGTIEGVRHKKYPAFSVQYHPEASPGPHDTTGHFTQFINLMREFRKAG